The DNA sequence tCCCCTTCGTTAGCGTCTTGAAATCAAATGCCACACATAGAGAACAAAGACACTATATTGAAAGAATGAAGTCGGAACCATCAGGTCACATCACTAAGACAGGCCATTGGGACAGGGTCTCTGAAACTTCAAATGCCTCCGCGCTTATGTGTTTCAAGTTCTGAAAGGTAACAATGAAACTATCTGCCATTATTGTAACTTTAAGTTTTTTAAAGCCCACTTTAaggctttaacctcccttgtagctcACAACCTActagaggtagtgggaaagaaaggacacgggggaagtggacctgtttagaaaggttctttggagcaattcccGTCTGTGTTGTCTGGCAATTGACAGTTCAGtccacaggttagcaggcagcagcagctcaatccattGGCAAACACCTAATGGATACACTAGCAGTCCAGTTCTGTAGAGTCCTGAGAGCAAACAGGaaccagcagtggtggcactgcccagcagagacagccaggcctcagccaaattGGCAGGTGTCAGCAGGAGGGACAAGGCGGGACCAGGAGGGACATCAGAAAAAGTTCTCCCTCAGGGAACTGAAGATTAAGGAAGACACAAAACCAACAAGCATTTAGCTATGTaaacaagccaagctcagcctccttcACTGCTTGTTCAGTCCCATTTCCACCCTCCAAATATCtcgtgtcctccatgggtcttccCTCAGCACtaagtctgtctcagctgacatcactttgccaatcagcctgagtccaaggAAGCCACGAGAAGCCACAACACACACTAAaagatttttggtgtgtttctctctttggagtcctgacaaatgcagctcaactacgcattgtaaggtggaccaatacatgtgcgTCATTAGCGAAGactccttcatcacgtgtcctttcatgtgcttgctttagcagaacagcctttctcctgtgtccccttcagtgaaacatttcttcacgtgtttgctttaacaaaacatcctagccgggcagtggtggcgcacgcctttaatctcagcacgtgggcggcagaggcaggcagatttcgaggccagcctggtctacagagtgagttccaggacagccagggctacacagagaaaccctgtctcgaaaaaccaaaagaagaagaagaacaacaacaacaacaacaaaaccaaccctaaaaccaaaaccaaaccaaaccaaacaaccttCTTTCACTTGCGTCTGCTTCAGGACAGTCCTTCGAGTGTCTGCCCTAACAGAACATCCTCCGACAcaattgactttccaaagaacccttaagtttccacttcacattacagaaggaaaaataagaaacttgccgtgattaaaaataaactaaacgaACCTAATCCCACTAACCCAGTTCTGCAGAAGACACTTGAAGGAATTTCcagaatggagagaaaaaaaaaaaaatcaaaaccacccaGAAGGCCCCAGGATAGAAGAATCCATAATAGAATACCAAGCAAACTAAGTAAGAGAATTAAAGCCACCccccacccagacacacacatcaaaatCGACCAACACACTTTCCGATAACAACTGGGATaccaattccccaattaaaagatGCAGGCTAGTAAGTGGATCCTCTCCATGGCATTATCGCGTGGTGAGTACCACTGCTGCAGTACCTACGTGCCGGACAAGATGCACTGGCTGGTGCAATAGCGGCCCGACTGTCGTGGGGGAAAACTAAGCCCTTTCTAATGGAATCTTTGGCCAGATTCTCAGAAGGGAATTCACGCCTGGTAGCATCTTacggtttccattgctgtgatgaacaccatgaccaaaggcaaactgtggagaaaagggtttatttcactcacacgTCCAGGTAACAGGTGACCATCACCTAGAAAAGCCCGGCAGGATctcaagtagggcaggaacctggtgggaggagctgatgcacagggtAGAGGAGTGCCTATGACCAGCTTGTACCTCACGGCTTGCTCATCCTGCCTTCTTAGAGCACCCAGGGTCTACCAGGGCAGGAGTGGCCCCACTCACAGTGTACTGTGTATCAtgacatcaatcactaattaaggaaatgccatATAGGCACATCTCTGCCccaatctttttttgttgttgttttgttttttttcgagacagggtttctctgtgtagctctggctgtcctggaactcgctctgtagacctggctggccccgaactcagaaaaccatctgcctctgcctcccatctagAGGCATTTCTCGACTGAGGCTCCCATTTCCTCAACAGACTCTCCTctaagatgactctagcttgtgtcaagttgaccttaaaaaccagccagcacataCTGTACTCTTGCCTCAAACCCACACGGCTCAGGAAGTACAGGCCCTAGTGAGGAACccactgttgttttgctaaataacATGCCAAGCTGCCATGACTTAATATCTGTGCTTATACACATAGATTACTATAGATTACTGCTGCTCTTCGCCTTATTCAGGGAAGCCTCTCTCTGCAGTAAACAGTGGAGCCTCACAAAGGGGGCAAGTGCTGAGGATAAGTGACTACCGAGTGCCCAGCCCTAAATGGGACGTCCTTATCACCCCTGTCACCGAGGCTCAAGGAGAATcatggaagaggggaagagggcaAAAGGAATgacgccccccctccccccagggcaGGGAGGAGTCTGGTGAGTGTGCCATTATTGCAGCTATTGTTTTTATGTATTGCGGTGGGTtacaaagaagcaagaaaaaaagaaagaacaggaaggagtATGGTGGAAtgaggtggctggagagatggctcactggctaaGAGCTGCTGCTCTTGTACAGGAGCTGGGTCcggtgcccagcacccacaggatgactcacaaccctctgtatctccagttccgtggggatccagcgccctcttctggcctccatgggtactgcatgtGTGCAGCATATAAAATCATATTCAGGAAAGACACTTTGTAACCGTAAACTAAGTAAATATCAATATAGGACGTTTTAAAAAGTTACGATGAAGATTTCAGTCACCAAGGCACTGTGGCACTGGCAGAAGAGTCAAGAGTCCAGTGAAACAGAACAGAGAGCCCAGAGACACCATCAATCCACCTGTGAGAAGATCCCAGCTAGCTCCTGACTGGATGCGTGGGCCAGACCTGAGTCCCCGAGCCTTAGTGTTTTCATGATGACAGGCTGGTACCTTTCgtgatggggtgggggctggaaaaCTGGGAGCTGATCTGGGATAAGAACTCTGCCACTTCCATGCCCATTCCAAGCCGAGCAGGGGTCAGGGCTCAGTTCCAGGCGACACGACTTCACCTTTTCGAGGCACCTTGGTTGCCCATGAACCACGCCGCTCTGCAGACCTGCTCGGGTGATGCCCTTTGTGTTCACAGCGAGTGCTGCGGCTCCTTGAGGCGAGGACGCAAGCCCAGTAAAAACTTTCAACACAAATACTTGAACTTGACCGGGAGGAGGGGCGTGACTGCCACAGACACGCCCTCCCCCGCCCACACTGCCTCCTATAGGAGAGGGGCGGGATGTGACACATGACGTAGCGTTTACAGGGACAAGCGGTGAATGCCCAACCCGAGCTCACCCGTACAGCCGGCGCGGCAGTCTTGTCTCAGAATCCATAACCGTCCTGTCTTGCACGCTGCGTCAGGAGGCTCCGCAAAGAGATTTCTAGTAGGTGACAGGGCAGTGAGTTCCGCACTGTCTGCGTCCTGTGACTGTCCCATCTCACCACGCTGTGACTCGGGGGCCACTCGTCCGTACCCCGTGCTGGGGACACCCTCCACCTCTTCCCGGGAAGACGTCTTTCTACGCGGGCCTGTCCAGTCTTCGTTACCCTCCGCAGTTACGAATTGTCAGCGGCCCCTTGGTTGTCTGGCGCCGAGCCCTCGGCGGTGACGTTTACGGAAGGACTCGCTACGGAGGCTGGCACGGCCGCTTCACCATGGCGACGGCCGCCCCGCGGCGCTTCTGCCGCTGCGCCTGCTTCTGCTCCCAGAACCTGTACGTGGCGCGCTACGGGCTGCATCTGCGCTTCCGGGACGAGCATCAGCTGCGCCGTGACTACGGCCCGGTGAGGGTCGGGGTAGGGTGGAGTGGGAGGCGACATCAAGTGCAGGAGAGGAGGGGCCCGGACATCAGGAATGGCTTTGACCGAGTGTGCAATCCAAGTGTGCACACCTGGCCTGTCCCTGCAGGATGGCAGCTCCCTAGTAGCTGAGAGCACGCGTGCGGAGGACAGTGGACAGAAGTTTTAGCAGATCTTTCGTTGACCCTGTCACTCTCATCTCCGTGACaagaagtggtggtggggggtgtcGCTGAGGCTCGGAGATGTTTATTCGCTCGCCTAGGGTCACGTTAGTCCCTCCCGCTAACTGGCCTTTCCGCTCGTAGCTCCTGCGCAGCCGTGGTTGTGTCACCTCCAAGGACTTCCAGCAACTCTTGGAGGAGGTAACGTACCCCGTCAGCCCTTTCTCTGGAGTCCTCGACCCTGAAAGACTTCTTAGCCCTCTCTTTTCCTGTTCCTGCTTCCACACACTCCCACTCCGAGATCCTGGTCCAGGATCGAGAAAGACTAAATTGCCTACAGCATTCCTCTCTCAACAGCTGAGTGGGACAGACGGGGCCATCACCCTATTTCAGCTGTTAGGTCGCCTTGACACCTGCAGTGGGCAGTGGCAGGTTTAAGAAGTATAGGGAGACTTGCcctccagcctaggctacactttggtcttcctggGCCTCAGTGTCTTCACATGTGGCGttagaggtgagagactcttggtTTGTGACTAACTGCCTTTGCGGGCCCAGCTTGAGAAGGAGGTCGGGCGCCGCCGCAGGCTGGGACAGGAATCGGCTGTCAGGAAGGCTCTCATTGCCAGCTCCTACCACCCGGCCAGGCCTGAGGTCTACAGCTCACTGCAGGTACACCGGGCCGGCCTGGGAGCTTGGGGGCTGGCGGAGGCGGAGGCTGCTCTGGTGGGGGCTAAGTTTGCACAGTTGACCCATGTTCTGTTCCCAGGATGCTGCTCTGGCCCCGGAGTTTATGGCTGCAGCTGAATATAGTACATCCCCAGGCGCAGATCTTGAGGGCCTTCTCCAGCGTCTGGAGACAGTGTCAGGTAAGGCACCATCACCAGCTGGCACCAGGTGGGGGTCGGGGGAGCCTGAGATACTTAGATATGGGAGGCTgggtgattttgttgttgttgttgttgtttgtaggGAAGGagttccagacagggtttttctgtgtagccttggctgtcctggaactcaatctgtagatcaagctggccttgaactcctgatctctcctgtctctgcctctccagtgttaggatttaaggcatgtgccagcaaAGCCAGGCAAGGCTGAGTGCTTTACCTTCCATTTCTAGTCTAAAAATAGGAGGAACTGGGAAGACCAGTGGGACCAATCTGCCTGGAGTAGGGCATTTCATTAATTCatccctcattcattcattcactgaccATCTAGCTAGGATCAGGGCAGTAAGTCACTGTCCCCGATGTCCAGAGGAAACAGGCTTGAGGCCGTAAGATGACAGGCTGGTTCCTGAGGGCATTGAGTCGCAGCTCCGGGTTCACTACCTACCCTTCCTTCTCCAGAGGAGAAGCGCATCTATCGGGTGCCGGTGTTCTCAGCCAAGTTCTGTCAGACcctgctggaggagctggagcaTTTTGAGCAGTCGGACATGCCCAAGGGAAGGCCCAACACCATGAACAACCATGGGGTGGGTGAGGCCTTCCCTGTGAATGTAGGGAGTGGGAGCAGCTCAGGTGGGAGTCTCCTCTGAGGTGCTGCAGCCAGGCTACCTGCCCCATTCTGAGCCCAAAGACTACCATGAAGGCAGACAGCTTTTGCCCTTAGCAACATCTTTGGCAAAGATATGGGGATGCGGAGTGAAGCCCCCGGGCATCCTTCCTAGGTACTGATGCATGAACTAGG is a window from the Mus caroli chromosome 5, CAROLI_EIJ_v1.1, whole genome shotgun sequence genome containing:
- the Ogfod2 gene encoding 2-oxoglutarate and iron-dependent oxygenase domain-containing protein 2 isoform X1 — its product is MATAAPRRFCRCACFCSQNLYVARYGLHLRFRDEHQLRRDYGPLLRSRGCVTSKDFQQLLEELEKEVGRRRRLGQESAVRKALIASSYHPARPEVYSSLQDAALAPEFMAAAEYSTSPGADLEGLLQRLETVSEEKRIYRVPVFSAKFCQTLLEELEHFEQSDMPKGRPNTMNNHGVLMHELGLDDPLVTPLRERFLLPLMALLYPDYGGGYLDSHRAFVVKYALGQDLELGCHYDNAELTLNVALGKDFTGGALYFGGLFQAPAALKETLEVEHVVGSGILHRGGQLHGARPLCKGERWNLVVWLRASAVRNRLCPMCCQKPELVDDEGFGDGFTREEPTTVDVCVLT
- the Ogfod2 gene encoding 2-oxoglutarate and iron-dependent oxygenase domain-containing protein 2 isoform X2, producing MATAAPRRFCRCACFCSQNLYVARYGLHLRFRDEHQLRRDYGPLLRSRGCVTSKDFQQLLEELEKEVGRRRRLGQESAVRKALIASSYHPARPEVYSSLQDAALAPEFMAAAEYSTSPGADLEGLLQRLETVSEEKRIYRVPVFSAKFCQTLLEELEHFEQSDMPKGRPNTMNNHGTTVGATSTVTVPLWSSTHWARTWSWAVTTIMLSSPSMWLWARTSQGVPCILGASSRHPQP